A portion of the Salminus brasiliensis chromosome 11, fSalBra1.hap2, whole genome shotgun sequence genome contains these proteins:
- the LOC140565183 gene encoding ADAMTS-like protein 2: MQRCLTHTLLLSAWVLHTAASGKDSSEGRSELQPDEVAQWWGEWSSWSTCSWTCGGGVRSQERHCLQQRLTTTQNINSSFCIGSPKQYQLCTNQPCPNSRIGFKQHQCSQFNAKAFSRKHYEWVPLYPDDYISISNKPCDLQCTTTTGERQLLVPARDGTFCRDGVYKGVCIEGRCQVVGCDGKLYSSKTVDKCGVCGGNGDSCYRVSGSYRKGITQLGYAFITNIPIGATDIQIIERRKTENILALSDESGHFFFNGNTAIDNPRNFHIAGTVFKYRRPANLFSDGFEYIMAQGPIQHGLHVMYYNLNGKMPHITYEYTVPRIEDPRTSTPASSTLEQPQLGSLMVAALKAPAVPELATNASSPVLPFSENEIEARGQLKKEVNQSSPAASKERLEVRGGPEDVRWELQAPHNLSKPAVVLPFRPAELHNELESGVHRPAFGSDSNLIEGDSSSLKNETQTAGQPVAKGLVYELLSQATGPQLPCTDPAALSDCALLKLNSSSSLDNSLALEVYPGSLDLHASEGELVLGQQSEANSTKARQTNLLRLHQVEPVQVPHTESNEFDVVSLDHDVSLADMYRWKVSAYAPCSSTCTTGISTSYALCVRYDGSEVDESYCDSLTRPEPTHEFCTGKECPPRWETSRWSECSRTCGEGFQFRTVRCWKMMAPGFDSSVYDDLCHAAELQKPMARKACKSKSCGPQWEVSDWSECSARCGGRGVRSREVRCSMDARLCNESTRPPSQRECEGPPCDRRWTVSDWGPCSGSCGEGRMTRYVVCKSGNGKVISDGQCDPDLKPLAVHPCGDRDCPAHWVEQEWEQCNATCGRGVKTRQVVCAGLETGVFKEYPEHMCAGALKPEQNTACFERPCSKWFTTAWSQCSKTCGSGVRVREVKCYQGEEIGHSCDSVLKPQARQSCEVQACPTEAPAEDACQDKATANCALVLRVKLCTHWYYRKACCLSCKTKGQ; encoded by the exons CCGTGCCCCAACAGCCGAATCGGCTTCAAACAGCACCAGTGTTCCCAGTTCAACGCCAAAGCCTTCAGCAGGAAGCATTACGAGTGGGTTCCCCTTTACCCAG ATGATTACATCAGCATTTCCAACAAGCCGTGCGACCTCCAGTGCACGACCACCACCGGAGAGAGGCAGCTTTTGGTTCCAGCTCGCGACGGGACCTTCTGCAGGGACGGCGTCTATAAGGGGGTCTGCATCGAGGGCCGTTGCCAG GTGGTGGGATGTGATGGGAAATTGTACTCCAGTAAAACCGTAGACAAATGTGGCGTCTGCGGGGGAAACGGAGACTCTTGTTACCGCGTCTCAGGATCTTACCGGAAAGGGATCACACAGTTAG GCTATGCCTTTATAACCAATATACCTATTGGAGCCACGGACATCCAGATCATTGAGCGACGGAAGACTGAAAACATATTGG CGCTGTCGGATGAATCTGGTCACTTCTTCTTTAACGGAAACACAGCGATCGACAATCCGCGGAACTTCCACATCGCAGGAACAGTGTTTAAGTACAGGAGGCCGGCTAACCTCTTCTCAGATGGCTTCGAGTACATCATGGCCCAGGGCCCCATCCAGCACGGGCTACACGTCATG TACTACAACCTCAACGGAAAAATGCCTCACATCACGTACGAGTACACAGTGCCTCGCATAGAAGACCCTAGGACGTCCACCCCGGCCTCCTCCACCCTGGAGCAGCCTCAGCTGGGCAGTCTCATGGTGGCAGCACTCAAAGCCCCAGCTGTTCCAGAGCTTGCAACCAACGCCTCCTCTCCAGTCCTCCCTTTCTCCGAAAATGAGATTGAGGCTCGTGGACAGTTAAAGAAGGAGGTGAACCAAagctctcctgctgcttctaAGGAAAGGTTGGAGGTACGTGGCGGTCCTGAAGATGTGCGGTGGGAGCTCCAGGCCCCACATAACCTCAGCAAACCAGCAGTGGTTCTGCCCTTCAGACCGGCTGAGCTCCACAATGAGCTGGAGAGCGGTGTACACCGTCCTGCCTTTG GTTCAGACTCCAACCTCATTGAAGGTGACTCCTCCAGCCTGAAGAATGAGACCCAGACCGCTGGCCAGCCTGTGGCGAAGGGTCTCGTCTATGAGCTTCTATCCCAGGCCACAGGCCCCCAGCTGCCATGCACAGACCCTGCGGCTCTCTCTGACTGTGCCCTCCTGAAGCTCAACTCCAGCTCCTCTCTGGATAACAGCCTGGCTCTGGAGGTCTACCCCGGCAGCCTGGACCTGCACGCTTCTGAAGGAGAGCTGGTGTTGGGGCAGCAGTCTGAGGCCAACAGCACAAAGGCCCGCCAAACTAACCTCCTCCGGCTCCACCAGGTAGAGCCAGTGCAGGTCCCTCACACTGAGAG TAATGAGTTTGACGTGGTGTCTCTCGACCATGACGTCAGTCTGGCTGATATGTACCGATGGAAGGTATCTGCGTACGCACCCTGCAGTTCAACATGTACCACAG GGATCAGCACCTCCTATGCTTTGTGTGTGAGGTATGATGGCTCAGAGGTGGATGAGAGCTATTGCGATTCTTTGACCCGACCGGAGCCCACTCATGAGTTCTGCACAGGCAAGGAGTGCCCACCAAG GTGGGAGACGAGCCGCTGGAGTGAATGTTCGCGGACGTGTGGCGAGGGTTTTCAGTTTCGGACGGTGCGCTGCTGGAAGATGATGGCCCCGGGGTTCGACAGCTCTGTGTATGATGACCTGTGCCACGctgcagagctgcagaagcCCATGGCTCGCAAGGCCTGCAAGAGCAAATCCTGTGGCCCTCAGTGGGAGGTGTCCGACTGGTCTGAG TGTTCGGCGCGCTGTGGAGGTCGTGGTGTGAGGAGTAGGGAGGTGCGCTGCTCAATGGACGCTCGCCTGTGTAACGAATCTACTCGTCCTCCCAGCCAAAGGGAGTGTGAAGGGCCACCGTGTGACCGCCGATGGACGGTCTCTGACTGGGGGCCT TGCTCAGGGTCGTGCGGAGAAGGCCGGATGACCCGGTACGTGGTGTGTAAGAGTGGGAATGGTAAGGTGATCTCAGATGGCCAGTGTGACCCGGACCTGAAGCCCCTGGCAGTGCATCCCTGTGGAGACCGAGACTGTCCCGCCCACTGGGTGGAGCAGGAGTGGGAGCAG TGTAATGCTACCTGTGGCCGTGGGGTGAAGACCCGGCAGGTGGTGTGTGCTGGACTGGAAACCGGTGTGTTTAAGGAGTATCCGGAGCACATGTGTGCCGGAGCGCTGAAGCCCGAGCAAAACACCGCCTGCTTTGAGAGACCCTGCTCCAAATGGTTCACCACGGCCTGGTCCCAG TGCAGTAAGACCTGTGGGAGTGGTGTGCGGGTGAGAGAGGTGAAGTGCTACCAGGGGGAGGAGATTGGCCATAGCTGTGATTCAGTTCTGAAGCCACAGGCCAGACAGAGCTGTGAGGTACAGGCCTGTCCCACCGAGGCACCAg CTGAAGACGCTTGTCAGGACAAGGCGACGGCTAACTGCGCTCTGGTCCTGCGGGTGAAGCTGTGCACACACTGGTACTACAGAAAGGCCTGCTGTCTGTCCTGCAAGACGAAAGGCCAGTAA